In one window of Arachis ipaensis cultivar K30076 chromosome B06, Araip1.1, whole genome shotgun sequence DNA:
- the LOC107646552 gene encoding uncharacterized protein LOC107646552 codes for MANQIANLNNIRTENNDRQEWTEEAEQQSGPTHVSDTARQEEEQPEHNEEAQKDIENDDQESSPGPFTAEVMNFVLPRRFTLPTTLNPYDGLGDPKKYIKKFTSIMIVNSSISRFRDISKPFEEHFAGSTIYLHDSDYLNTIKQGQHESLKDYMTRFTKIAISIPDLHPEVELHAIKSGLRPGKFQETIAVAKPKTMAKFREKAKGQIDIEELRQARKVEKPHYRDDDKTRDSKKNFKPIPRYETDTKFNTKRDDIIKEILNSKLIKPPRKAGSYPDSKGTDRSKYCSFHQKHGHNTDNCVIAKDLLERLAR; via the exons ATGGCAAATCAAATTGCCAACTTGAATAACATTCGAACCGAAAACAATGACCGACAAGAATGGACCGAAGAAGCCGAGCAGCAGTCAGGGCCAACACATGTCTCAGACACTGCTCGACAGGAAGAGGAGCAACCCGAACATAATGAGGAAGCTCAGAAAGACATAGAGAATGACGATCAGGAAAGCTCCCCCGGACCATTCACGGCGGAGGTGATGAACTTCGTACTACCCCGAAGGTTTACTCTGCCGACCACCCTAAATCCCTATGATGGGTTAGGTGATCCGAAGAAATACATCAAGAAATTCACCTCCATAATGATAGTAAACA GTTCCATTTCTCGATTTCGAGACATATCAAAACCCTTTGAGGAGCACTTCGCTGGATCAACCATCTATCTACATGACTCCGATTACTTGAACACAATCAAGCAAGGCCAGCACGAAAGCCTCAAAGACTACATGACGCGCTTCACAAAAATAGCCATAAGTATACCCGACCTCCACCCCGAGGTGGAACTACACGCCATAAAAAGCGGATTACGACCAGGAAAATTCCAAGAAACTATTGCTGTGGCCAAACCAAAAACTATGGCCAAGTTCCGTGAAAAAGCTAAAGGACAGATCGACATCGAAGAACTCCGACAAGCTCGGAAAGTAGAAAAGCCTCACTATAGAGATGACGACAAAACACGGGACAGCAAGAAGAATTTCAAACCAATTCCACGATATGAAACCGATACCAAATTCAACACCAAGCGCGATGATATCATCAAGGAGATCTTGAATTCGAAATTAATCAAGCCACCGAGAAAGGCTGGCAGTTACCCAGATTCAAAAGGCACTGACCGATCAAAATACTGCTCCTTCCACCAGAAGCACGGACACAATACCGACAACTGCGTCATCGCCAAAGACCTACTGGAGCGACTAGCTCGGTAG
- the LOC107646004 gene encoding cathepsin B-like protease 2, giving the protein MGSTLAILFLTFCTCYLQIAGAEPQRLSTLKLNSRILQESIAKQINENPEAGWEAAINPRFSNYTVGEFKRLLGVKPTPKKELIGAPIVTHPKSLKLPKEFDARTQWSQCSTIGRILDQGHCGSCWAFGAVESLSDRFCIHFDVNISLSVNDLLACCGFLCGSGCDGGYPLNAWRYLVSHGVVTEECDPYFDQIGCSHPGCEPAYSTPKCVKKCVSGNLLWKKSKHYSVNAYKIKSNPHDIMAEIYKNGPVEVAFTVYEDFALYKSGVYKHITGVELGGHAVKLIGWGTSDDGEDYWLLANQWNRSWGDDGYFKIRRGTNECGIEEDVTAGMPSTKNLVLEVTDTGADAVDGASF; this is encoded by the exons ATGGGTTCTACCCTTGCGATTTTATTCTTAACTTTCTGCACTTGCTATCTACAG ATCGCTGGGGCTGAACCACAACGCCTTTCTACTCTCAAGCTTAACTCCCGCATTCTCCAG GAGTCTATTGCTAAACAGATCAACGAAAATCCAGAGGCAGGATGGGAGGCTGCTATAAATCCTCGTTTCTCCAATTATACA GTTGGAGAATTTAAGCGCCTGCTTGGTGTTAAACCAACTCCTAAGAAGGAACTGATAGGTGCACCCATTGTGACTCATCCAAAATCATTGAAATTGCCAAAGGAGTTTGATGCAAGGACTCAATGGTCTCAATGTAGTACCATTGGAAGAATTCTAG ATCAG GGTCATTGTGGTTCTTGTTGGGCATTTGGTGCTGTAGAGTCATTATCAGATCGGTTTTGCATTCATTTTGATGTG AATATCTCTCTCTCTGTGAACGATCTTCTCGCATGCTGTGGCTTTTTGTGTGGATCTGGTTGTGATGGAGGGTATCCCCTAAATGCATGGCGATACCTAGTCAGCCATGGTGTTGTCACTGAAGAG TGTGACCCATACTTTGATCAAATTGGCTGTTCCCATCCTGGTTGTGAGCCCGCATACAGTACCCCTAAGTGTGTAAAAAAGTGTGTGAGCGGGAATCTGCTTTGGAAGAAATCAAAGCACTATAGTGTCAATGCATATAAGATCAAGTCTAATCCCCATGATATCATGGCAGAAATTTATAAGAATGGGCCAGTTGAAGTTGCATTCACTGTTTACGAG GATTTTGCTCTCTACAAATCAGGAGTTTACAAACACATCACAGGTGTGGAACTCGGTGGTCATGCTGTGAAGCTgataggatggggaacatctgatGATGGAGAGGACTATTGG CTTCTCGCAAATCAGTGGAATAGAAGTTGGGGAGAT GATGGTTACTTTAAGATCAGAAGGGGGACAAATGAATGTGGAATTGAAGAAGACGTTACAGCTGGTATGCCTTCCACCAAAAATCTCGTACTCGAAGTCACTGACACGGGTGCCGATGCTGTTGATGGTGCTTCATTCTGA
- the LOC107646002 gene encoding uncharacterized protein LOC107646002 (The sequence of the model RefSeq protein was modified relative to this genomic sequence to represent the inferred CDS: added 32 bases not found in genome assembly), producing the protein MLRLKAFRPSTDKIVKIQLHPTHPWMVTADDSDRVSVWNWEHRQVIYELKAGGVDERRLVGAKLEKLAEGETESKGKPTEAIRGGSVKQVNFYDDDVRFWQLWHNRSAAAEAPTAVHHLSSALSSPAPTTKGRHFLVICCLNKAIFLDLVTMRGRDVPKQELDNKSLLCMEFLYRSGVGDGPLVAFGASDGVIRVLSMITWKLVRRYTGGHKGSISCLMSFMAASGEALLVSGASDGLLIIWSADQGPDSRELVPKLSLKAHDGGVVAVELSRVMGGAPQLITIGVDKTLAIWDTVSFKELRRIKPVPKLACHSVASWCHPRAPNLDILTCAKDSHIWAIEHPTYSALTRPLCELSTVIPPQVLAPNKKLRVYCMVAHTLQPHLVATGTNIGVIICEFDPRSLPPVAPLPTPSDSREHSAVFVVERELKLLNFQLNNSANPSLGNNSSLSETGRSKGDFFEPLPVKQGKKHISTPVPHDSYSVLSVSSSGKYVAIVWPDIPYFSVYMASDWSIVDSGTARLLAWDTCRDRFAILESAIPPRLPVLPKGSSSKRAREAAAAQAAAAAAAAASSASVQVRILLDDGTSNILMRSVGTRSEPVIGLHGGALLGVAYRSSRRVSPIAATAISTIQSMPLSGYGSSGVSSFSTYDDGFSSYRSPAEAAPQNFQLYSWETFQPVGGLLPQPEWTAWDQTVEYCAFAYQQYIVISCLRPQYRYLGDVAIPYATGGVWHRRQLFVATPTTIEVVFVDAGVAQIDIETKKMKEEQKMKEAQARAVAEHGELALITVDGPQATTEERISLRPPMLQVVRLASFQHAPSVPPFLSLPKQSRVDTDDSWMGREAEERKASEVAVGGGGVSVAVTRFPMEQKRPIGPLVVVGVRDGVLWLIDRYMFAHALSLSHPGIRCRCLAAYGDAVSAVKWASRLGREHHDDLAQFLLGMGYANEALHLPGISKRLEFDLAMKSNDLKRALQCLLTMSNSRNIGNDTTGLGLNDILNLSDKKQDVVEGVQGIVKFAREFLDLIDAADATAQGEIAREALKRLAAAASVKGALQGHELRGMALRLANHGELTRLSGLVNNLITLGLGREAAFAAAVLGDNALMEKAWQDTGMLAEAVLHAHAHGRPTLKNLVQAWNQMLQREVEPTPSQKTDATAAFLASLEEPKLTSLKEAGKKPPIEILPPGMMSLDAPISIQKKPAAAAAQNSLTPPGKPLALEAPPTTTATPEGATQQPDSTQQPDSTQQSESTQQSESTPPAPVSDQPPSESTSESTPAPEAAPPEPESGETKVDNVAPTAAPVSATNATASGETAQATPPSNPAPPEAPSPVAEVPSPLAEAPETNVSITGPVNDPFL; encoded by the exons ATGCTGCGGCTGAAAGCCTTCCGGCCTTCCACTGACAAAATCGTTAAGATCCAGTTGCATCCGACGCATCCATGGATGGTAACCGCCGATGATTCAGATCGAGTCTCCGTTTGGAATTGGGAACACCGTCAG GTGATATATGAGCTGAAAGCTGGTGGAGTGGATGAGCGACGTTTGGTCGGCGCAAAATTGGAGAAGCTTGCAGAGGGAGAGACAG AGTCTAAAGGGAAACCTACAGAAGCCATTCGAGGAGGAAG TGTTAAGCAggtgaatttttatgatgacGATGTACGCTTTTGGCAACTTTGGCATAATCGATCGGCAGCTGCAGAGGCGCCTACAGCTGTCCATCATCTCAGTTCAGCTTTAAGTTCTCCTGCCCCAACTACAAAAGGAAGGCATTTTCTTGTCATATGTTGTTTAAACAAAGCTATTTTTTTGGACTTGGTGACAATGCGTGGTCGTGATGTACCGAAGCAAGAGCTTGATAACAAGTCACTTCTCTG CATGGAGTTCCTTTATAGATCTGGTGTTGGTGATGGTCCTCTTGTTGCTTTTGGTGCATCTGATGGTGTCATTAGAGTTCTCTCAATGATCACATGGAAG CTTGTGCGGAGGTACACTGGTGGTCATAAAGGATCAATCTCTTGCTTAATGTCCTTCATGGCTGCTTCTGGTGAG GCTCTTTTGGTCTCAGGAGCCAGTGATGGATTGCTCATAATTTGGAGTGCTGACCAAGGGCCAGATTCACGGGAACTTGTGCCCAAGCTGAGCTTAAAA GCACATGATGGTGGGGTTGTTGCTGTTGAGCTGTCTAGGGTGATGGGAGGTGCTCCTCAGCTAATTACAATTGGTGTGGATAAGACATTAGCTATATGGGACACAGTCTCCTTTAAG GAGCTGCGGCGCATAAAGCCAGTCCCAAAGTTGGCTTGCCACAGCGTGGCTTCATGGTGTCATCCCCGAGCTCCAAACCTTGATATTCTAACCTGTGCTAAAGATTCTCACATATG GGCAATTGAACATCCCACTTATTCTGCTCTCACAAGGCCATTGTGCGAATTGTCCACAGTTATTCCTCCACAAGTTCTTGCTCCTAATAAGAAACTGAGG GTGTATTGTATGGTTGCACACACCTTGCAGCCACATCTTGTTGCTACTGGAACCAATATTGGTGTTATTATCTGCGAGTTTGACCCTAGATCTCTTCCACCTGTAGCTCCGCTACCAACCCCATCAGACAGCAGAGAACATTCTGCTGTATTTGTAGTTGAAAGGGAACTAAAGCTATTAAATTTCCAGTTAAACAACTCAGCAAATCCATCTCTTGGAAATAATAGCTCCTTGTCAGAAACTGGAAGATCAAAGGGAGATTTTTTTGAACCATTGCCTGTCAAGCAGGGGAAGAAGCACATTAGTACACCTGTTCCACATGATTCATACTCTGTGCTTTCTGTGAGCAGTTCAGGGAA GTATGTTGCAATTGTTTGGCCAGATATTCCTTACTTCTCTGTATACATGGCTAGTGATTGGTCAATTGTTGACTCTGGAACTGCAAGGCTTCTTGCTTGGGATACATGCCGTGACAGATTTGCTATATTGGAATCAGCAATTCCCCCAAGACTTCCTGTTCTTCCCAAGGGTAGTTCATCAAAAAGAGCAAGAGAGGCAGCTGCAGCACAAGCAGCAGCTGCTGCTGCCGCAGCAGCTTCCTCAGCTTCTGTTCAAGTCCGCATCTTATTAGATGATGGAACATCAAATATACTAATGAGATCTGTTGGTACACGCAGTGAACCG GTGATTGGTTTGCATGGAGGGGCACTGCTTGGAGTTGCCTATCGGTCATCTAGGAGAGTCAGTCCTATTGCCGCCACAGCTATTTCAACAATCCAGTCTATGCCTTTATCTGGTTATGGAAGTAGTGGTGTTTCTTCATTTTCTACTTATGATGATGGATTTTCTTCATACAGATCTCCAGCTGAGGCAGCACCTCAAAACTTCCAGCTATACAG TTGGGAGACATTCCAGCCTGTGGGCGGTTTACTTCCCCAGCCAGAATGGACTGCTTGGGACCAAACTGTTGAATACTGTGCATTTGCATATCAGCAATACATAGTCATCTCTTGTTTGCGCCCTCAATATAGATACCTGGGAGATGTTGCAATCCCATATGCTACTGGTGGCGTTTGGCACCGCAGACAATTGTTTGTGGCTACACCAACTACTATAGA AGTTGTGTTTGTAGATGCTGGGGTTGCACAAATTGACATTGAAACAAAGAAGATGAAGGAAGAGCAGAAAATGAAAGAAGCACAGGCAAGAGCAGTAGCTGAGCATGGAGAGTTAGCACTAATTACAGTAGATGGTCCCCAAGCTACTACAGAAGAAAGAATATCATTGAGGCCACCAATGTTGCAG GTAGTACGATTGGCTTCATTTCAGCATGCTCCTTCAGTGCCACCTTTCTTATCATTGCCAAAACAATCTAGAGTTGACACCGATGACTCTTGGATGGGAAGGGAAGCAGAAGAGAGAAAGGCTAGTGAGGTGGCTGTTGGTGGTGGGGGTGTCTCTGTGGCAGTAACTCGTTTTCCGATGGAGCAGAAACGCCCGATTGGACCTCTTGTTGTGGTAGGCGTCAGAGATGGAGTTCTTTGGCTAATTGACAG GTACATGTTCGCtcatgccttatccttgagtcaTCCTGGTATTCGTTGCCGATGTCTTGCTGCTTATGGCGATGCTGTTAGTGCAGTAAAGTG GGCAAGTAGGCTTGGGAGAGAACATCATGATGATTTAGCACAATTTTTGCTAGGAATGGGCTATGCCAATGAAGCACTTCATTTACCTGGAATATCCAAGAG GTTGGAGTTCGATTTGGCAATGAAGAGCAATGATTTGAAGAGAGCTCTCCAGTGTCTTCTTA ACTACTGGTCTTGGTTTGAATGACATTCTTAATTTATCTGACAAGAAACAAGATGTCGTTGAAGGTGTTCAGGGTATAGTGAAATTTGCAAGAGAGTTCTTGGATCTTATTGATGCTGCAGATGCTACTGCACAGGGTGAAATTGCTCGTGAAGCTCTCAAGAGGCTAGCTGCAGCTGCTTCAGTGAAAGGTGCTTTACAAGGTCATGAGTTGAGAGGAATGGCATTACGCCTTGCAAATCATGGGGAATTGACTCGGCTAAGT GGTTTGGTAAACAACTTAATCACACTTGGGTTGGGACGGGAAGCTGCATTTGCTGCTGCTGTTTTGGGAGACAATGCTCTAATGGAGAAAGCATGGCAGGATACTGGCATGCTGGCTGAGGCCGTGCTACATGCTCAT GCACACGGACGTCCAACGTTGAAGAACTTGGTTCAGGCCTGGAACCAAATGCTACAAAGAGAGGTTGAGCCTACCCCGTCACAGAAGACAGATGCTACAGCTGCATTTTTAGCTTCTCTTGAGGAGCCTAAGCTTACAAGTTTGAAGGAAGCAGGGAAGAAACCACCCATCGAAATCCTACCTCCAGGGATGATGTCTCTTGATGCTCCTATATCAATCCAGAAAAAACCAGCTGCTGCTGCTGCCCAGAATTCATTAACACCACCGGGAAAGCCATTGGCACTTGAAGCACCTCCCACAACCACAGCAACGCCAGAGGGTGCTACGCAGCAGCCTGATTCCACACAGCAGCCTGATTCCACACAGCAATCTGAATCCACACAGCAATCTGAGTCGACACCTCCTGCCCCAGTTAGTGATCAACCTCCATCAGAATCTACATCAGAATCCACGCCAGCTCCAGAGGCCGCTCCACCTGAGCCAGA